The Candidatus Hydrogenedentota bacterium genome contains the following window.
GCTTCTGCGCGGCGCATCTATGCAACGCCGTAGGACAGCGTATTGTCTGGCACGCCAGAACATCGTCTCACGCGACGTGCCGTGAAGCTGAATTCTCTTATCGCTCCCGAAAATCCGTCCGGCGCCGGTCATCGTGCGTTTTGACCGTGAGCTTGTGGCGGGTGAGTGGTCGTCAATAACCGATGATGCGCTGCTCTCAACGATTCAGATGAGCAGGCAGGAACAGAACCATCAGCTGCCACAACTTGACAATGAGCTCCAACAGAGAACGGGCAGTTCTCTCTAAACAAAGAGGAGATGATGCCCACACATTCACGCCCAGTGAATCGGCCCTGCCAGGTCGCTGCGGCACATCGGACAACGACGCGGGTGTAAGGCGTATGTCACGTGATCAAAAGCCGTTCGCGCGGAATACTTGGCGTATGGTAGAATCCGAAAACATGTTGAAAACACTTACATTGAAGGAACTTTACTCCCCTGTCCGCGACGACATTGACGCGGTTTCCGCGCGCGTGGGCGATTATTGGACCAAAGCCCTGCAATTGGTGCACGGGCCCTCCATGCCTTCCGTACAGGCGGGCGGAAAGATGCTGCGCCCCGCGCTGTGTCTGCTTTCGGCGGGGGTGTCCGGAGCAGGGAACACCCGCCGTTTCGTGAACTTGGCCACTGGGATGGAACTGCTCCATCTGGCAGCGTTGGCTCATGACGATGTGATAGACCGGGCCAATATGCGCCACGGCATGCACACGCTCAATGCCCGGTGGGACGATCATGCGGCCATTCTCGCCGGGGACTACCTGGTTGCCCGCTCTATCGAGATTATGGCCTCCTACGACTCTACCTGTATCATCTCGCGCGCTGTCACATCTATCCGGGAAATGGCCGAGGCGGAACTCAAGTGTTTCGCTAACGGCGACGGTCCGATGACCGAAGCCGAGGTTTTGGAAGTCGCCCGGAAGAAGACCGCCAGTCTGTTCGCCTCCGCCTGCAGCACTCCCGCCTGCCTGATTGACGGCGCCCCCGGCCAGCTCCTCCACGATTACGGCATGGCTCTCGGGATTGCCTTCCAGCTCGTCGACGACCTGCTTGACCTCCGGCAGGACGCCACGGTGCTGGGCAAACCATCGTGTTCGGACATCGTGGAGGGCAAGCAGACCCTGCCTATTCTCTTCATGAAAGACAGCCTGAACACGGCCGGCAAGGCGCGGCTTGAAGGGTTGCGCGGCTCGGAGCTGACCGCGAACGACCACGAATGGGTGCTGGACATGCTCCGGGCAACCAAGGCCGCCGAGCGTACCGAGGCCGTCGCCCGCGATTATGCCGCACTGGCCCATGCGGCCACCGCCCAGATCCACCCGAGCCCCTATAGGGATTCCATGGCGGGTATTGTGGATTTCGTGCTCGCCCGCAACTGGTAGCCCCGGGCTGTTGGGTCTTCGCGCGGCCTTGATGAAGCGCCGTGCCTCATGAGCGGGCGCATACGGTGAAATGTATTAAATAAACCATCATAGATATCGTCTGGATAGTACGGGTGAGGAGAATGGACAATTGAGTATCGCACTGGATACTACGGTTCTCTGTGAAATCCCGGAAGAAGAGGAACAGGAACCGCGGGCAAGGGTCAGCGACGCTTTTGAGGACGCTGAACTGGTTGCCCGTGCGAAGACGGGCGATAGCGACGCATTTGAATTGCTTGTAAAGCGTTATCGCAACGAGGTTTTTGCCCTTTCTTACCATTTCGTGAGGAACCGGGAACAAGCCTGGGACGTCTCACAGGAAGTGTTCATCAAGGTCCACAACGCTCTGGCGCGATTTCGTGGCGATGCCAGCTTCAAGACCTGGCTGATGCGGATCACCGCGAATCAGTGCAAGGATTATTTGAAGAAACGGCGGCTTGAAACCGTCTCGTTCGATGACAGCCGGTATGCGGAGGATGCTCCAAGTCATGTGCTTCCTCCCGACCGAAGTCTGGAGGCACAGGAAATCGGCGAAGCGGTCGAGAAAGCGTTGAGCAAATTGTCACATAAACATCGGACAGCCTTCATCTTACGTGAATTTGAGGGCCTCTCGTACGAGGAGATGGCCCAGGTAATGGATTGCAGCATCGGCACGGTGATGAGCAGGCTGCATCACGCACGCAAGAAACTGCAAAAAGGCCTTACGCACATGGGCCTGATGGGAGCGCACTCATGAACCGGAACTTCAAAACTATTGAACGCTGGTTCGATGGCGACGCATCGTCTGAAACAGCGGCGAAGGCCCTCGTGGCCAGCGATCCCAGGTGTGCGGCGCATCTCGAAACCCTCAAAACACTGCGTAAAGGCGCACAGGAGATTGCGCACAGGCATACCATCGAACCCGCCCAGTTTCCGGCCTTCATGGAAGGCATACGGGAACGCCTCGAGCCCACGCGCCGGCATTACCGCGGCGTATTGACCGTCGCATCGGCCATCGCTGCGTCTCTTATCGCGGCAATCTCAATCTTCATAATTGCAACCCCGGCGCCTGAGAATGTTTCGGCCGAGGTAGAGCAGGTCAACACGTCCATTGAAGGCGCCGAGGTCGGCTACTACAACACCGAGAACGGCACTATGACGGTTTGGGTAGAAATCCCGGAAGGAGATCTCCCTTGACTTTCGCCGCGTTGGCGACCACAGCCACACTGATTCTAACGCCCCTCGCAGCTCAGGAGGCAAGTGAGGCGCGCCCTGCCCCTGTGCACGTGAGTCTCATTGCGGTGCAGGCCACCTACCGGGGCCATCAAGAACGGAAGTTCGATGACAGCATCGTTTCCATCAGGGAAACCGTCGAGGACCTCAAGCAATTTGACGACTTCCGCAAGCTGCGGGAGGCAAAAACGGTCGTCACTTACGGAGAAGAGACCAAGATCCCGCTCGACAGCCGGTACACGCTGTTCCTGAAACCCATCGAGCAGGCTTCCCACGACCGAATCCGCTGCGATGTGCGCGTTCATATGCGGGTGGAGGAACAGGAGAAGAAGCCTGACGGCGCATCCGGCGAGCAAAGCGCGGAACCCAAGTACAAGGAAGTCCTGAGGTGTACCCTCGTTGCCGTTTCAGAGAAACCGTTCAAGGTGGGAGGGCTCAAGCTCGATGAGGGCCAGCTGGTCTTAATCCTGACGCTGAGGAACGCCGACCCCGCGAACAACGGTTAAGCCTTTTCTGACTTAGAGAGGTATTACGGCAAAGCGGTCTTCATCCCGGCCCCG
Protein-coding sequences here:
- a CDS encoding polyprenyl synthetase family protein, which codes for MVESENMLKTLTLKELYSPVRDDIDAVSARVGDYWTKALQLVHGPSMPSVQAGGKMLRPALCLLSAGVSGAGNTRRFVNLATGMELLHLAALAHDDVIDRANMRHGMHTLNARWDDHAAILAGDYLVARSIEIMASYDSTCIISRAVTSIREMAEAELKCFANGDGPMTEAEVLEVARKKTASLFASACSTPACLIDGAPGQLLHDYGMALGIAFQLVDDLLDLRQDATVLGKPSCSDIVEGKQTLPILFMKDSLNTAGKARLEGLRGSELTANDHEWVLDMLRATKAAERTEAVARDYAALAHAATAQIHPSPYRDSMAGIVDFVLARNW
- a CDS encoding sigma-70 family RNA polymerase sigma factor; amino-acid sequence: MSIALDTTVLCEIPEEEEQEPRARVSDAFEDAELVARAKTGDSDAFELLVKRYRNEVFALSYHFVRNREQAWDVSQEVFIKVHNALARFRGDASFKTWLMRITANQCKDYLKKRRLETVSFDDSRYAEDAPSHVLPPDRSLEAQEIGEAVEKALSKLSHKHRTAFILREFEGLSYEEMAQVMDCSIGTVMSRLHHARKKLQKGLTHMGLMGAHS